The genomic stretch CGTGGTGGCCGGCGCCGGGGTGCGGGTGGCCAAGCACGGCAACCGCTCGGTCTCCAGCCGGTGTGGCAGCGCCGATGTCCTGGAGGCCCTGGGGGTCGACCTGGCCATGACGCCGGAGCGGGTGGGGGCGGCCATCGACCAGGTGGGGATCGGCTTTCTCTTCGCGCCGGCCCTGCACAGCGCCATGAAGCACGCCATCGGCCCCCGGCGCGAGATCGGCATCCGCACCATCTTCAACGTCCTGGGTCCCCTCACCAACCCGGCGGGCGCCAACGTCCAGGTGATGGGGGTGTACGCAAGTGAGCTGGTGGAGCCCATCGCCCAGGTGCTGGCCCGCCTGGGCTGCCGCCGCGCCCTGGTCGTCTGCGGGGAGGGGAATCTCGACGAGCTGACCGTCACCGGCGAGACCCTGGTGGCGGATGCCAGTGCCGAAGGGGTGCGCACCTTCCGGGTGACCCCGGAGGAGGTGGGCCTGGCCCGGGCCGGGCTGGCCGAGATCCAGGGCGGCGCCGACCCGGCCGAGGCGGCGGTCATCCTCAAGGCGGCCCTGGGCGGCCAGCCTGGTCCCCGGGCGGACATGGCCGTGCTCAACGCCGGCGCCGCCTTTCTGGCGGCCGGCCGGGCCGCCTCCCTGGCCGACGGCGTGACTCTGGCCCGGAAGACCATCGCCTCCGGCGCCGCCCTGGCCAAGCTGGAGGACCTGGTGGCCTTCGGCCGGGGCTGA from Thermodesulfobacteriota bacterium encodes the following:
- the trpD gene encoding anthranilate phosphoribosyltransferase, with protein sequence MIKEAIGQVIDRQDLSEEAMQAVMEEIMSGAATPAQIGAFITALRMKGETVAEITGAARVMRAKATRIPVAAGDILVDTCGTGGDATGTFNVSTAAAFVVAGAGVRVAKHGNRSVSSRCGSADVLEALGVDLAMTPERVGAAIDQVGIGFLFAPALHSAMKHAIGPRREIGIRTIFNVLGPLTNPAGANVQVMGVYASELVEPIAQVLARLGCRRALVVCGEGNLDELTVTGETLVADASAEGVRTFRVTPEEVGLARAGLAEIQGGADPAEAAVILKAALGGQPGPRADMAVLNAGAAFLAAGRAASLADGVTLARKTIASGAALAKLEDLVAFGRG